One genomic region from Haloarcula taiwanensis encodes:
- a CDS encoding tRNA cytosine(34) acetyltransferase TmcA, whose amino-acid sequence MDIARSLRAEARRANERRLLVLAGDPESTRERARAALDAADVPGAETTVVGPEPFLACEQHEQSRAEELLGRTRTAVVLDAHEELRPDALGRTVGAVDGGGLYVLLAPPLETWPEGRDGFDASLAVPPFEVEDVTGHFRRRFVETLRVHRGIAIVDADTGTVEQDGLTDPPPSRPVQSPTPPADAQFRPETYAQCLTDDQRDAVRAFESLRTASEALVVEADRGRGKSSAAGLAAGTLAVEGRDVLVTAPQYRSAGEVFTRAAHLLEVLGSNFARDRASNPQRLDVSGAGCVRYAPPEQAALLPDGPDVVIVDEAAALPVRRLEQFLDAPAVAFTTTVHGYEGAGRGFSVRFRDRLEESDHAVTDVSMTTPIRYGDADPVEVWAFRALLLDARPPVDQLIDGSTPETVEYRRLSAADLLADEHLLREVFGLLVLAHYRTEPSDLARLLDAPNLAVRALTHEGHVVAVALLAQEGGLSADTRAAMYEGGRVRGNMLPDVLSTQLRDEAAGIPVGQRVLRIATHAAVRSRGLGSQLLSEIRAEFADHVDWLGVGYGATPELVRFWADNGYQTVHLATSRNATSGEYSVVMLDPCSDDGASLAARHGTWFQDRIPAVLSDPLDDCDPDVVRTVLRATHGEPSLSLSEWEWRLVAGVPGGASVLDTNPKPFRELARRHLSAPADATALAPREERLLVKKVLQAQPWPTVAEELGFVSERECMRTLGGIVERLTRLYGDLWVQEELDRHQ is encoded by the coding sequence ATGGACATCGCGCGGTCGCTCCGAGCGGAGGCCCGCCGCGCAAACGAGCGGCGGCTCCTCGTTCTGGCGGGCGACCCTGAAAGCACGCGGGAGCGAGCGAGAGCAGCGCTCGACGCGGCGGACGTTCCCGGCGCGGAGACGACAGTAGTCGGTCCGGAGCCGTTCCTCGCGTGTGAGCAGCACGAACAGTCCCGCGCCGAGGAGCTTCTGGGCCGGACTCGGACAGCTGTCGTCCTCGATGCACACGAGGAACTGCGACCCGACGCGCTCGGGCGGACCGTCGGTGCCGTCGACGGCGGCGGCCTATACGTCCTCCTCGCGCCGCCCTTGGAGACGTGGCCGGAGGGTCGCGACGGGTTCGACGCCTCGCTCGCAGTCCCGCCGTTCGAGGTCGAGGACGTGACCGGTCACTTCCGCCGTCGGTTTGTCGAGACGCTCCGGGTACACCGGGGTATCGCCATCGTCGACGCCGACACGGGCACTGTCGAGCAAGACGGGCTGACGGACCCGCCACCGAGCCGTCCGGTTCAGAGCCCGACCCCGCCCGCCGACGCGCAGTTCCGCCCCGAGACCTACGCTCAGTGTCTCACCGACGACCAGCGGGACGCGGTCCGGGCGTTCGAGTCGCTACGAACCGCCAGCGAGGCACTCGTGGTCGAGGCTGACCGGGGCCGGGGAAAGTCAAGCGCTGCCGGGCTGGCCGCTGGAACCCTCGCTGTCGAAGGGCGGGACGTGCTGGTGACCGCACCACAGTACCGGAGCGCCGGCGAGGTGTTTACGCGGGCGGCACACCTGCTGGAGGTACTCGGCAGTAACTTCGCGCGAGACCGGGCGTCGAACCCCCAGCGGCTCGACGTTTCCGGGGCGGGCTGTGTGCGGTATGCGCCGCCGGAGCAAGCTGCATTGCTTCCGGATGGCCCAGACGTGGTCATCGTCGATGAGGCTGCGGCCCTGCCGGTCAGACGGCTCGAACAGTTCCTCGACGCCCCGGCAGTCGCCTTCACCACGACTGTCCACGGCTACGAGGGGGCGGGCCGAGGCTTCTCTGTCCGGTTCCGCGACCGGCTCGAAGAAAGCGACCACGCCGTCACCGACGTGTCGATGACGACACCGATTCGGTACGGCGACGCCGACCCCGTGGAGGTGTGGGCGTTCCGGGCGCTGTTGCTGGATGCCCGCCCGCCGGTCGACCAGCTCATCGACGGTTCGACGCCGGAGACCGTCGAGTACCGCCGGCTCTCGGCGGCAGACCTGCTCGCCGACGAACACCTGCTCCGAGAGGTGTTTGGCCTGCTCGTGCTGGCGCACTACCGGACGGAACCCTCGGACCTGGCCCGACTGCTCGACGCACCCAATCTCGCTGTCCGGGCGCTGACCCACGAGGGCCACGTCGTTGCTGTGGCGTTGCTGGCACAGGAGGGCGGGCTCTCGGCTGATACGCGAGCTGCGATGTACGAGGGTGGACGGGTGCGGGGAAATATGCTCCCGGACGTGCTGTCGACGCAGCTCCGTGACGAGGCCGCCGGAATCCCGGTCGGCCAGCGGGTCCTCCGCATCGCAACCCACGCCGCGGTCCGGTCCCGCGGGCTCGGCTCCCAACTCCTTTCGGAAATCAGAGCGGAGTTCGCCGACCACGTGGACTGGCTGGGCGTCGGGTACGGCGCGACGCCGGAACTCGTCCGCTTCTGGGCTGATAACGGATATCAGACGGTACACCTCGCCACCTCGCGGAACGCGACGAGCGGCGAGTACTCCGTGGTGATGCTGGACCCGTGTTCCGATGACGGGGCGTCGCTCGCGGCGCGGCACGGGACGTGGTTTCAGGACCGCATCCCCGCAGTGCTGTCAGACCCGCTCGACGACTGCGACCCTGACGTGGTTCGAACAGTGCTTCGAGCGACCCACGGAGAGCCGTCCCTCTCCCTCTCCGAGTGGGAGTGGCGACTGGTTGCCGGCGTCCCCGGCGGCGCGTCGGTTCTCGACACGAATCCGAAGCCGTTCCGTGAACTCGCCCGCCGGCACCTGTCGGCCCCCGCCGACGCGACCGCGCTCGCGCCGCGGGAGGAACGCCTGCTGGTCAAGAAGGTGTTGCAAGCACAGCCGTGGCCGACAGTCGCCGAGGAACTGGGATTCGTCTCTGAGCGTGAGTGCATGCGGACACTCGGTGGAATAGTCGAAAGGTTGACGCGTCTGTACGGCGACCTTTGGGTACAGGAGGAACTCGACAGACACCAATGA